The following are encoded together in the Notolabrus celidotus isolate fNotCel1 chromosome 9, fNotCel1.pri, whole genome shotgun sequence genome:
- the LOC117818294 gene encoding fibrinogen C domain-containing protein 1-like → MMLNDRWTIMNNSSSELDSKRPNKHKKCCNILSWSIGMLVIVAALVTGTVTILYVNQYPLPFINSNRERGIASSSPVISTNSKDSGALVTVSRVTDGEPISIFLDPNCPDYSANFLRWEALQGSLLRALSGHSTEERPNSGLAQRLSEELKVLSGHAHNLRLESDSLKRGQGVLDQRLDGLQSEQSRIIQVLSDSHSGILKLAAGFSDSLLSLQRETESLKRLNSDMQRDSKNKDVRPRDCSDVLASGNTQDGVYSVFPTHDPNGFMVYCDMTTDGGGWTVIQRREDGSVSFFRGWDAYRDGFGKTTGEHWLGLQRIYSLTRSGGYELRIDMADFDNATAFAQYGDFSVGRDSVNPEEDGYPLIVDQYSGTAGDSLLKHSGMQFTTKDRDQDQSENNCAAYYQGAWWYRNCHTSNLNGQYLSGGHASYADGVEWSSWTGWQYSLRFTEMKIRPNTKSDSSPSGPKLDP, encoded by the exons atgATGTTGAATGACAGATGGACCATCATGAACAACAGCAGCTCAGAACTGGACAGCAAACGGCCGAACAAGCACAAG aAATGCTGCAACATCCTGTCATGGTCTATTGGCATGTTGGTCATCGTAGCAGCTCTTGTCACGGGAACAGTCACCATCCTGTACGTGAACCAGTATCCTCTGCCCTTcataaacag TAACAGGGAACGCGGCATCGCCTCCTCCTCACCCGTGATCTCAACCAACTCCAAAGACTCCGGCGCCCTGGTGACCGTCTCCCGCGTCACAGATGGAGAGCCAATCAGCATCTTCCTGGATCCCAACTGTCCAGACTACAGCGCCAACTTCCTGCGCTGGGAGGCGCTGCAGGGCTCTCTGCTGCGAGCACTGTCCGGTCACAGCACAGAAGAAAGGCCAAACTCGGGATTGGCCCAGAGGCTCTCGGAGGAGCTGAAGGTGCTTTCAGGCCACGCCCACAACCTGAGGCTTGAAAGCGATTCGCTGAAGAGAGGTCAAGGTGTTCTGGACCAAAGGCTGGACGGGCTGCAGAGCGAGCAGAGCCGCATCATCCAG GTGTTGTCAGACAGCCACTCAGGCATCCTGAAGTTGGCCGCAGGTTTCAGTGATTCTCTGCTCAGCctgcagagggagacagagagtcTGAAGAGACTCAACAGTGACATGCAGAGGGACAGCAAGAACAAag acgtCAGACCCAGAGACTGCAGCGATGTCTTGGCGTCCGGCAACACTCAGGATGGAGTTTATTCTGTGTTTCCAACTCATGACCCCAACGGTTTCATGGTTTACTGTGACATGACCACCGATGGAGGAGGCTGGACG gtgatccagaggagagaggacggcTCAGTGAGTTTCTTCAGAGGCTGGGATGCCTACAGAGATGGTTTTGGAAAAACTACAGGAGAGCACTGGCTGG GTCTCCAGAGGATCTACTCCCTCACCAGGTCAGGCGGTTATGAGTTGCGGATCGACATGGCCGACTTTGATAATGCCACAGCATTCGCACAATACGGTGATTTCTCTGTTGGTCGAGACTCTGTGAACCCCGAAGAGGATGGATACCCGCTGATCGTGGACCAGTACTCTGGGACTGCAG GGGACTCCCTCTTGAAGCACTCTGGAATGCAGTTCACCACCAAAGACCGAGACCAGGACCAGTCAGAGAACAACTGTGCAGCATACTACCAGGGGGCATGGTGGTACCGCAACTGCCACACCTCCAACCTGAACGGGCAGTACCTGAGTGGAGGCCACGCCTCGTACGCTGACGGTGTGGAGTGGTCCAGCTGGACGGGCTGGCAGTACTCGCTCAGGTTCACAGAGATGAAGATACGACCTAATACTAAATCAGACTCTTCACCATCTGGTCCTAAACTTGACCCCTGA